One Nerophis lumbriciformis linkage group LG21, RoL_Nlum_v2.1, whole genome shotgun sequence DNA segment encodes these proteins:
- the LOC133621429 gene encoding free fatty acid receptor 3: MLVAVKDCVSLLVYSFTFLLGLPANLLVLLVYARKARKRGATPNVVYALNLCLANLALVAWLPVKALETVLQDWMLPAPVCPVYSFFLFASLYGSCLFITAVTTGRYLSIAFPIIYKRYRRVRISCCISAALWALVLLHLGVGLVAEGGANFVSVKDDAAACYDHFNASQLTVLLPLRLEMAVVLFLLPLAVSSFCTLRCVALVWRSNLRPVGKRRVLAVALSTLAVFVVCYAPYNASHLVGFALWENVEWRTYAMLTSSCNVFLEPAVMLMLSPAVSRGFMGRTCGGHSQFSRHGEGRHRCTTPNTVANVRSPATITEGTQAAALSS, translated from the coding sequence ATGCTCGTGGCCGTCAAGGACTGCGTCTCTCTCTTGGTCTACTCCTTCACTTTCCTGCTGGGCCTCCCCGCCAACCTGCTGGTTCTCTTGGTGTACGCCCGCAAGGCCCGCAAGCGCGGCGCCACGCCCAACGTGGTCTACGCCCTCAACCTGTGCCTGGCCAACCTGGCGCTGGTGGCCTGGCTGCCCGTCAAGGCCCTGGAGACCGTGCTTCAGGACTGGATGCTGCCGGCCCCCGTCTGCCCCGTCTACAGCTTCTTCCTCTTCGCCTCGCTCTACGGGAGCTGCCTCTTCATCACGGCGGTGACCACGGGACGCTATCTCAGCATCGCCTTCCCCATTATTTACAAGCGATACCGCCGCGTTCGCATTTCCTGCTGCATCAGCGCTGCCCTGTGGGCTCTGGTGCTGCTCCACCTCGGCGTGGGCCTGGTGGCTGAAGGCGGAGCCAACTTTGTCTCCGTTAAGGACGACGCGGCGGCGTGCTACGATCACTTCAACGCCTCCCAGCTGACCGTGCTGCTTCCCCTGCGCCTGGAAATGGCCGTCGTCCTCTTCCTCCTGCCGCtggcggtgtcgtccttctgcacGCTGCGCTGCGTCGCCCTGGTGTGGCGCTCCAACCTGCGGCCCGTGGGGAAGAGGCGAGTCCTCGCCGTGGCGCTCTCCACGCTGGCGGTGTTTGTGGTGTGCTACGCCCCCTATAACGCCTCGCACCTGGTCGGGTTCGCCCTGTGGGAGAACGTGGAGTGGAGGACCTACGCCATGTTGACGAGTTCCTGCAACGTCTTCCTGGAGCCCGCCGTCATGCTGATGCTGTCGCCCGCCGTGTCCAGGGGCTTCATGGGAAGGACGTGCGGAGGGCACAGCCAGTTCAGCCGCCACGGCGAAGGTCGCCATCGCTGCACGACTCCCAACACTGTGGCCAACGTCAGGTCACCTGCGACAATCACTGAGGGCACTCAGGCTGCTGCTCTAAGTTCCTAA